The window TagacaaattaataaaattttatgccCATTAACAAACAGCAATTTGGCAAACGTTTTAGGCTGGTTTTGCGTTCTTTAGTTTCCCCTCATTTGTGTATTCAATGAACAGCTGTTGCTTTTGGTAACCGGTTTTACAGCGTTTGTATAAGCCTTCCTGGCATGACTCCGCAGAGTTCCCTCGATTCAACAAAGACCTATTTCTTTGTTCACCTACCCCTGTCCAATCTATTGTACTGAAATTCCGATTCCCTTTTCCAATGCCAAGCTCAATGTACTCTGAAGAAGCACTTCAAAAACCGGTGTCATTAAATATTTAGTATTTCGAGGTACACAGCTTCGTTTGGCTTACTTGCTATTGTAGCTACCGTAAATTGCGCGACCTAAACGTTGGAGAGTTACCTAATGTTTTCAACTAATTTTAACAGAGGTCttgaaaagtaaatatttccGAAGTTCCATCAAACAAAGGATACAACTCACAAAAAAAACGTAATGATCGTAATTTCTTGCTAACCATCTGAACTCTAACGTACACCATGCAACTCTCAAAAAGCCCGTGTTCAAGGCAACAATAGAAAAACAGTACTAAAAACTAATTGTttccagttaaccaatattaCGCAACAATAAGATTATGATGCAATACAATTGTTTACGTCTCGAATTGAACATGGTGGGTAAGTTATATGTCGCTGCAGGTTACATTGAGTTACAAAAACAAGACCATTACACTGGAGTTATGTGTAGGCCCTTGCAGGCAAACCAGGCTACAGGACAAGACCTAATTATCACTCTAACTACCAGCTTCCTGTTACATAATGAGTATGGTTAAACTGTAACATTATTGGGCAAAACAGCATTTGCTTTCCACCACTACAGAGCTAGACGTTTAGCAGTTTCTGCATAAGTTGCCGAGACCTAAATTACACCTATTTCTAGCATAGAAACTCTAGTGAGGCATGCTATGCACCAGTAGTCAAGCAAATATGCGCCCGCATCGGTTCCTTTTACAGTATGGTAGACTTTGTAGCTTTGTAATACTTTCTTTAACACGTTAATCTTGCGCCACCTTTTAGCATTGCTTACATTacatttttaaagatttttttgcatgtaaaGCGTGCCCTTGTTGTTTGAAGCTGCAATGTTTTACAGCCTTGTAATTATAACGTGCTTTGGTGACGCAAAAAATAACTATGCTGTATGCTACTACTGTAATCAAGCCTCTACCGCAGGTACAATCATTCTTTTTAATCAGGAATCACCTGCACTACTAATCGCTAATGTAAACCCTTCCAGTATCTGCAAGAAGTTAATATCAGTCACGGAATAGATTTATTGCACTAACATAGTCCATACAGTATTGAGCTTACCACTGTTTTTCCTACCGTCCTACAACTGTACGGTGTATGTAATTGTACACCTACTTCATTAGAATCGAATATCAGGTTGCCTTCGTCAGGCGTTCAGCCGCTCAAAATCGTTCGTAGTGCGCCACAGAAGGGACTTTCCCGGCTTTAGTGACTTCACGTTTGATTGGCTTTGCCGAAAAGAACTGTCtccaattttgtttaaattttagatAATTTAAATGTAGGGTTGTTACTTGCCAAAGTGGAATTTAGAAATTGATTGCATCCAACTCCCAAAGTAATTGGTTAATCGACTTTTGAATGTGAAATTGAATAGTAACACGTTGTCACTTGTTTATGGTCTGTACTGTAACATTCCGAATGTTGTTTGGGTAATATAGTCATGAAGCGACCTACGAGATAACGGTCTAATGTTAAACTATTTTTCCAAGTTGAATATTTTCTACACATAGGAAGGCCAAGTAAAGTGCAACCTATaaataaaaagatttgtttatCGTTCAAACATGTCCAAAACATCCTGAAACTAATTGAGCAAAATGATGCACACGTTTCCAACGCGATAAACTTTGTAACTACAGTATGTGGTATGCATTGCGCAGCTATTTGTCATCGAATGACCTTGGCATGGTTATGACGTTATCATTGTTCAATGTTCACATTATCGAGTAATGTAATGTAGTGTAATGTTTGCTGTATCATCAGCAAGTCATTGCGAGTGCGTGAAAATACTGTGTATTTTTTTGTCACATTGGCAAGAATGtgtgaaatataaacaaaaggTTAGAGCTTAGGATCgcaataattaaaaatttgtgtgGATCTACGGAAGCACAAACTGAGTTCTTCATGCAGGATTCAAAACAGTTGCGCTTGTCCCTTGAAGCGAGCAGTAGGCTACGTTTAAACGCCAACATGTGCTTAGAGTTTGAATAGAATGAATTCTTCGAAAAAGAATATataaagaataaaagaaaaaaaaactcatTTTCTACATCCTTATTTGAATATACGTAAAAAATCGATTGGCTACTGGTATCTAAACTGTTATTTCTCGTAACGTTTTGTAAAGACATTTACGAAATATTGTAGGCTATCTATACACAGTATATCATACTTGTACAATCAATGTGTTTTTATCACTTGTCAATTCaatatttaattatattttaggTACTACCTTTTGACTATCCTTGCAACAGATCTGGCTAATCTGAACGCGACCACCACACTGAAAATTGAAGTGTATCGAGACAGCCAGAGAATTCAGTTTATTGTTTACAGTCCGCCCGATGTCGTTAGTGAGCAAAGATCTAAGTTCAGAGAAATGCTGCGTAAGTGATGTAGAAGTAGAAAAATGGGgaataatattaataactaATTTATGTTGCTTAACTTAAAGCTTGAAATGTCGTTTTTGAGATAAAGGTACTAACTGTAAACTCTACataagatattttattttcgtcttaaaatttaattctGTGTATTGTTTACCAAACAACAGGTAATATCACTGGTTCAATAGTATCGGTTGTTGACATAAAAGGTCACGTCACTTCGAGCAAGCCACGTGACGTCATGACAAGTGACGTCACCATACAGGTCTTCGATACAGAAACTAGCAAGGACGAAATCATTCGAAGACTTCGCGATGGAAAATCGCATATTCAACGTTTATTCAAGAATTATTCATTTAGagtaaaaaatttcattttctaaatttttttatttggcgAGACAAATCCTACACATGAGATTGGCCACTAAGGCTACAATAACAACGCCgtataatttaatttgataaacAAATTATCTAAATTTCTAAAGAGTAATCGATGGCCTTCCACTAGAAGCAAAATCAAACGCTGGATTTAAACTTCTTATTTTCCAGGAGAAAACCGATAAAGAGAATACCAGTGATCCGAGGATGCTTCGTGCTGGATTCGTCATTCTCTTGATTCTTCTTATCATCATCATCGTCTGCTTTCTTATCATTTTCATCCACATGCGGCGCACGTGAGTTAAAAGATGTAACATGTCACTTTGCATAAACAAGGATGTGCTGAATAGTTTTACAAGGAACGATTTGTAATACAGCACCATGTTTAAACACtaacaataattaaaacgCGATTTCGTGCATATAAAGTGTGAAAGTCTTTCTTTAGTATAGTTATACTATACAATGACGCAAATTACATCGTCTGGTATTACATCACTACCAATATTCATGACATCAAACACTTCAACAGATGTCTACACGTAGTGGTTTCTTTTTTAGACACAAAAAGGAGATAGAAGAATTGAAAGCAGCTTTGTTGGACGAAATCGCACCTGATGGAAACATAATGCCACGGCGGGTGGCAAATATTACGTAATGCGAGTAACTGTTTAGAATCTTAACACCATAATACGTAACTGCATGTGACATATACAATAACAATACGTTTGATGTAAACGCTTTCAAGGGTGTTAGATGAATAAGACCGCAACAAGCACAAATCTGTTTACACCGCTTCAGTATTTTCTTAACAAAGTGCTATTGATGGCAAGAGCCGGATCGATATTGTGTTCGTTAAAGCtcatttattttcaaacagaGATAACTCGAACAATGATAAACCAGAGAAGCCGAGCAACAGAGACAGTGGGTGAGTGCTGGTTTTTATTTGTCGAGTTTAAAACCGCTTAACAAGTGGTTAAAGTGGACACAATATACTTCACTCTTGAGCTTTCCAGATAATCCCCGCATTATATCAACTAACACGGCATATAAACTGTAGCCTCTCACTTCGAATCACTTTTGTTTGATGCTCCTAATCTATTTCAGCGTGAAGCGACAAGAAGCGCATAGCTCCagattgtttaacttttaccTGGAATAATACTTATAACAAGTCGTCTAGACTACTTACATGACGTTTACTAAAGCTTCAATATTAAGCACATGCACTTCGGAAATCTAACTTTGGTATAGGGTTGAGCTGTATTTTACCTAGTAAGTACATAGCGAAATTTTTTTAcggatatttttgttaaactgCTGCTCGGTAACAGAACGTTTACCATAAGCTTGGCATAAAAGAAACCATACcgacacttttaaattcttgCAAATTCCATAGCGGTCATGGAATTTATCTAAATCATGAATAACCGTTTAAAGATTAGAGATTGAAAGGCAACATATGTTAATTAGTTGACGGAGGAAACCTATATCACCAAATCAATCGTCTTTCGCTAACTAGATCAGGGGTGTGGCCGAAAATCGTTCGCAATTTGTCTTGTTATTTTCCAATATTCGCTATATCAGCTGCCACCGTTTATTTGGGCTAATTTGACGCAATTACGTAGATTATCCCAACCACAAGCGTGCCAGTACTTACCAGGGAGTTCGCTTTGGTCTGGCCAGCGCAAAGCACATAATCGTAGGATTGTGTCGTCCAAATGATGGGATGCTGAGGGTTGGAGATGGTTTCTTAAAGCCTGGTATGTCTGTTAACGCGAccgataaaaacaaataaatcaagATACCTGTAATCCTATAATCTTAAAAGTATGCCCCATACCTGCGCCTGATCTGCGACCAGAGTTGAAAAATTTCTTGACTTTATGAAACACCGCATTTAACTCCACCCGAGCCGTAATCCGCTAAGCTTGGAAAATCGATTGTATTTTGGTGACAAGCCAGCTATATTAAGTTTGATGCGATTATAACGCTGACCTTTCAGAAGCTGCTTGATTAGGATAATTGCCGTCGATCGTCTCGTTTCGAAAAATCGTATGTAATTTCGTGTTGTGTGACAAACCAATTGATTGAGATGTAAACAGTCTTCATAGTTGTTAATTTTGTCGGGAAATGCACTGTAATTTGCGAAAAAAGTTATTGAAAACAGCgacaaattaaacatttaatggTCGCGTTACTATAACCGCTTTCCGTTACTTTAATCtaattaaaagcaaatatgCACTTAAGCAACCCTTCCAACGTGCTGGCCCGACATTAAATAGGGAAATGGGGCGAAACTATACCAATTCATCCTGACAGTTTGCCCGCGTGTCAGGCAATCGTGAACAGATCAAAGCCGGGCTTAAAACCTGTTTTTTCCGCATCTTACCACCCGCCACCCCATCCACGCTTATCTGTTAAGCAATTAAGTCCCCGTTGACGGATGGCAATATACAtagtttgactttttaaaTCCCCACACGtgattttcgtttttcttgCAGGTCCGAAAAGTCACGTAGCTCTTACGTGCAGGACCAAAAGGCCCACGCGCAGCACAGCGTCGTAAGGAGTTGTACCGCAACGGTTTGTATATGGCATTTGCTTGCGTCAGCAACTTTAAAAGCTAAACATGAATCCTAACAACTTTCCTCCCTTAACATTTTGTGTAGAAATATGAGGTATTACATGATAGCTATACGAATAAGCGGTTTACAACTTCCTGTATTGATGTCATGTTTATAATTGTAGAATGCGCCTACTATAGCGGACACGTTGCTATGGTCACCATCCGCTCCGAGAGCAGCAACAACAAGATCGGTGAATGCAGCAAGATTAGATTCTCCTGTGAGTTCGAAGCCTGTTGTTGTAGTCATGGTAAAATTGCCAAAACAGATTTTATTTCCAAACCGAAGTATATAATTAGAGATTCTGTGTAAATCAAAAGGTCAAGACGGAGCTGTCTGAGAAATCATGCAGTTGTAGTTCAATTAAACAACctcaaaatataatttaaaaaatatatggATTCTTGCATTTAAagcaaacaccaaaaatgtcAAAAGCAGCAAGATAATTGGCAAAATCGTTTTTGTCTATGAGGTCACATGTCGAAATCCCTGACGTTTTACCAATATAAAACGGACGTGTTAACTCAGCTGAGGTATATGATTGTTCAATGTTGAAACAAATTTCTCTTTTTGCCAGAGCGAAGACACGCGTGACACGTTCGAAAATGACATCATTCTCCACGCTCCTGGATGCGGCGGAAAGTCCTTAACCCCCCTTCACGGATCAGATAGCAACTCTTCCTTCTAAGGTGAGATCTTTGTGGATTGTGGGATTCGAATCACTAGGGTTTTGGACAGATCAGGAGGGGCGGTCACCCGTCCTGACCTGAAACTACTGTCTATCCTTTCGGACGATTTTGGCTCGTGGAAACGGATTTTCGAGGATGCGGAAAAAGTCCCTTTGCTGTAACGGAAACTCTGCTGACGAGAGGAACTTTGCACCGGAGTGGTTGTGCAACTCCGCGACTGTCCCGAACCTAGTCCGGTGTTGTAATACCTCCCATTTATTTTAAGTCGGGGTGAGACCGTTGCCGCATTATTATGGGCAACTGTGACAGGAGTTGCACTCTGCACAACCCGAGTCCCATTTAGCGCATTTCTCACGTGATCTTGATGTTGGAGCCGGATGTTACGTCCTCGCATCACCAACCACGAGTTGTGATTTGCTTCGTCATTTCCTATCCAGTTGTTCTAACAAAAAGTAGACATTACTTAGATTGAAAATTGGTAGTCTGACGCATTCAGACATTGTTATTGTAACTTTCTCCCTTTAAACTGGCGTAAAGTTAGCAATTTTATGAGGATTACTTCAAAGAGTGGAACATATTTGATCAAAGGAAGCAAATTTACGAGGAGTTTCATGGGCGAAATAGCTCCACTTACCACCAGCATCGAGGGCGATCGATTGGTGTTCCCGTTCCGCCTCTGAAAATAACATTCCTAAATCATTTCAGTATCCCTGAAGAGCCCGATAACACGTTCACAGTAATAGGATAATAATGTCTAAAGTGCTGATAGCCTACTTTCATACAGGCGCGTTCCAGCGTGGCtttgccaaacaaaaatttcgaTGAGAATTCTAACCTAATAGCTCTTATTTTAACCTTACACCTCTTTTGAAACAGATTTCTCTTACATTCTTTTGTCTGGGAGTCGTCGATTTGGAGAGAGATTCcgtaattgtgacgtcatggtCGGAGATGTTCTGGCCACCGCTTAGCGTCGGAACCGGCGTAGTGGGTGGCGCCTGTGGACGTCTGACCAAAAAAAGTGGAAGTATTAATTTTCACACAAACCACATAACTAAGATGAAAACTAGAAACCCGTTCCAGACGTCAACCTAGAACATTTTCTCACGTTTCTTCGAGATTCAAATCATCGTCGATGATACGGCCAGCTCTCATCAGGCGGATGAATACATGCATAGAGCGCTCATTTTCTCGACTCCTTCGACAcgacaaagtattttttatttaccgtTTTACATGTGTTTTACGTAACTTTCCACGCATTTTTACCTCATTTGCCTTTCGCGCTCCCTACGTAACCTTCCGGCCCTGTTATTTGACGATTGGGACGTCATAAGGAGTGACGATGCCGAGTTGGCCACCTTTCGCACCAGAAGCGTCTCATCATGCTGACTGTTACGGTTTTTCGATGACGACACGGATGTTTTCTCCATGGACGGAGTTGAAACGTAAAGACAGCGTTGCTTAGGAAAGCCTATAAATGAAGATAATCAGGCTTACTTGTGGTTGGTAAAAGTGCTTTTGGAGTAGCCACCGCTGCCCGCGtagaaaacaaaaagcaattaGGTGGCGGACCAGATGTGATCAACTCAACACTCCAACATACTCGACAGCTCACTTGCTTTACTCATACACGAGATCTATCATGTGCTTGAAATACTTTACTGATAGCTACTAGGTCACCTTTTTCATTATTTCTAACTTCACGGTCACTGCAAGTTATGAAAATGCTTTCACTTGTCACGTGGAAATTAGGCTTCATTTAGggataaattttaaagttgtctttatttattttacgtGATTAATTAAGCGCAGGTAATGTTACAGCGGTAATCTAAATTTATTGTCGAAAGTATAACGCCTTTTATTTTACTGGTAACAAATACTTTTTcaagtcaaaaatttcatataatcataataaaatgtttacgGTTACGAGTGATGTCTTTTACTTACACCCttgtgttttgaaatttatatGGCCCGCTTTTGCTCTTTTTGCTGCTTTTATCCactaaataaaaagtatgacAAAGTGTAAATGTTGCTTGCTCTTTTACATGTCAAACTCACTTTCGTGAAGGAATGCAATTTAGTGCGAGGTATAAATAGCTAGCACGTTGATTGGCCACTTTAACGGTAATGGTGGGTAGTGTTTTACGTCATAACATCGTCGATCAGGTTCGTTCTCGACATTGAGAAGATTCAGATATATTTATACTTAGATTATTATGATTTTAAATCAGTTCATTAACTCCCTTGGAACGTTCCAAAAATCGACACATATTTGTCTACCGCTGACGTCACAGTCACAAGGTTTTAGATCATGATGAACTAAATATTCGCCTATTGTTATAACATCACTCTGTAAGAACTAGTCGGAAAATTAGATACTCCTTTATGAGAAAAGCCTTCCCCAACAAAAAGTAGCTACTGCAAACAAGATTTTACGTAGGACCACGTTGTTTATTTAGACCGCGCTTCCCATGGGCTTACATCAGCTATTTACAACAACCAAAACTCAAGTAGGCTAGTATCTGATTTCCAAACCACACTGGTATAGACAAACTGACAAAACAAGTAATTTTGCTCATAGTTCTGTAAAAGCAGTTGTTTAAAATCACAATATTTCTCCCTTAAAAGCTTCACTCACTGCTGACTGTTTCGAAAGCGGACAAAGTTTTCATTATTGAGTCACAAACCCTtatgttacgtcacaacaagGTTTGGTCTTGCTGGTAATTATTGGAACGCCCGCGCATTGTTTCAAGTGTGTAAAATCGgacattttttgtttcctttgACGCGGCAGTTTCGAATTTCGTTGTACAAAGCCTTTCATTTGATACAGATCCGATACAGTTACGTTTGTTGTTCAATTAATAATAAGTTACAGatgtcaaacttttttctgtcGAAACAAAACCACATTTCACATCAAAATAACTTTGACTGTTGCCCCATATGCCGCAGTGTCTTCTGCAATGATTAAAGACCAGATTCTCAGACCAGCAATCAATTCAAAAGGCGATTTTTCGGCAAGAATATTACAGCAAAATATTCCAAACTAAAAtcagtaaaattaaaaaaagtctTAATGCTACCACTATGAGGTCAGAGCAGGATGTTAATAGAGAGGCGAAGGCTTTGCTTGATCGTTTGTCGCTGGATTTGGAACAACAACTTTCAATGATAGAAATAGCAAAGAAGCACCAGCTTCAAAGGATAAGAAAAGAACTAAGGTGGATATTACGAAAATTTCTTTCCTTGTTGTAACATGGCGGTATCAGTATAATTACAAACCAACAAATTATTTGAATTGTTCAGCTCTGAGACCGGTTGATGTTAGttatttgcaatttattttaataacgtGACGCCAAAGATGTTGCGTGTTTCGAAATACAATCTTTCTGTGTCTTTATTATAAGGATGTTGTAACAACTAtcttttgtgaaatatttcgTCATCAAAATCCATTTACGTGAGTCATAATGAGCAAATCTTTGTGGCTATATTTGGTATATATCCCAACATAGGAAATGCACTTTTGATAAATTCCGGCTATGTTTGCTATTGCATAAGACTGCTGGTGTATCATTGGAGTATTTGTTAGCTTTACGCGGCCTTTGCCCAACGCGAAAAGTTTTTAGTGGCTTTTATCCAAACGCAAATGTTTGCACAAACTGATACTTTACATTGCCAACATGCTGGTTATGCTTACCACCTTGTGCCATTCCTGTCACGGGTGAAGTCCCAGACCATGCAAACTCTCAGATAAATTTTGCACTAACTGAAACGTCTTTTGATTTAGAGACATAAATGCATTTTACAAAATCCTCCACAAGCATGGAGGTCATTGTCCCACAGCAGCGCCCACTACCGATAGAGAAGCAGACGAGATTAGGTATGGAAAGGGCAAGGGAATTGGAAATTTTTAATAGActgtttttgtgcaaaattgaaaaattaacgATGACAAGCATTAACTTTAACGAGAATAGATAAAAACTGCTCGTGTTTATTTGGTTTACTTCGCAGAAAGAAATTCCGTTGTCATCCCAGAATGGTTTTTGGTGAAGATTTTCAGGCTGGTTTTTCGGCCGTCCTGGCTCGGAAAGAGTATCGGAAGAACTTTGACCTAAACCTGATTATTCTACGATTTAAGTCAAAGAAAAAACTATCATGGCCTAATACATGAGTCAATTACTGCGGTAAACTGCcgaacaaaaacatttattgtaCATCTTTATAACGTGTCAGTAGTGTGAGAATTATTTGTGGGTGTGCTACGTTGTATGAATATGTTTAGAAACTACAGGTGTAAATTACTTATATGTCACATATCGCAATTGTTGTGAAAGGAAAACCACACCTACTAGCAATACAAATCTAGACTAATGACTACTTtggacaaaaacaaattttgataaTGTTTGTTAACACTATAACAAATCCGGATATATACTAATGATTATTTTGAGGTTTTTTAAAATCATCGAATAGTATTTATAGTATATACTGCTTACTAATTTTAGCCTGATAGCTCATTTGTAAACAAAAGCGAagaaaaatcatttcaaaCTTGCCtggtttatttatttgcttaaCAACCGTAgacttgtaaataaatttttatagtttCACGTGACAGCTTCCTGTTTTTAATATGTCAGAGGAGTCTGAAATCAAGCTACAGTATACTTTCTCCTCAATATTATTTCAACTTAACAATTAATGAAAAAGGGTCATTGGTTAACCACCAGATCTCGgctaaatatttcaaactttctCTTGCGCTAAGAGCTGTCAAGGTCACTTTCTCAATCCAGCTGTTTTCTTTAATGAGTGCCATTATTGCTTGTTTTAGTATTGTTCTTGCTCAGTGTTTTTGAACTTCGGTCATTTTGGATTTATCAAAGATTCTTCTTCCGATAAGGTTGTATATACAAAACGGTGACGTCATTCTCGAGTCAGTTTGAGAATTCTTTGAGATGCATCAAGAATGTCGGATAAAGAGGTTTTAGAATATTACCACAACAAGTATTAGCGTTTACCTATTTAATTTAAGAGGTCAAATTTGGTATAATATTGACTTAATATGATGAGCATAGTTTATTGAGTAACTAAACTCGGAGCGAtctataaaaataaatctaaCGTGCTCTCTCTTTACTTTCTACTGCTGGTATAATAAAGAGTTCGGCAAAAGAATCAGTCTGATATTACCCTTGCCTGTAGAGCAGATTATCCTTAAATCCGGCAATTAATTAAAGCTCCTTTAATAGTCACAAGCTTTCCTTTGATCTAAGCCTGTGTTTCTACAATACACAATCCTAATCCGATTTGCTTATACACCTATACAAGCAGTTTTCCCCTTATGAAATAACAATAGTATCCGGTTAGGGCGTGTGTACAAGATGTGGTGTTACAATGGTACACACAGAATGAAATCGTTACATTGAAGAAAGTACGAAATTTGCTACATTGTCAAGGTAAAATATGTTTGAGAAAGAATTTCCGATGGCGCCAAATAATATACTTAAGTACTTAGCCTTATGCTCGACAATGCGAATTTCGCCGTATCATACGAGTCCTGTCTGTTGTGTAAATCAGCTAACTAAAAAGGCATCATATTTTTTAAGTGTCTTGATTCACCTCTTTACATAATATTCTATGAAAGCTCAAATCGGAACAAAGACAATGCAATCATTGTTGGAAAACGgaagaaaagatttttgttCCGGTGATGTCATCACACTTGATTATATTGCGTGAGGCAGAAGGGCCCAGATCTAATTAGTTTTATAATCTATGCGAATCAATTTCTCGTTTCTTCAAACCGCCGTTCCCCTTTCAAATGTTATCAATCAAACAGTTTTCTTTCATCTAGCCGTGAGTGGTCAGGCCAGGTGTTCAACCGTTCTGTGCAAGCAACTAATTTTCAACTCGCTGACTCATCTAATAAAATCTttctttcttagtttcttagCAAAGcctaatttttattgcttaatgTACTGGAGTGAAACGGGGTTAAACGAATAAATCCAAAAGTTTGATGACTTGCAAAGTCAAGGAAGTAAGTTCACGGAACGTCTAAGTTTGCCAGTGATCAATTCAGCTGCAACTTTGTGGACATAAATTATTCAAAGCCAGAATAAATTAGTCTTGAGTGGAAAAGTCCCTGGTACATTAAAACCCTTGGTTTGCATTCTTTACTAAATATGGCGATGTCactcaaaaataaaacttggttTCCGCAGATGTAAACAAGCATTTGCATGATTTAATACTTGCATTTAATTCCGGAGCAAGGGTAGTTGGTAT of the Clavelina lepadiformis chromosome 7, kaClaLepa1.1, whole genome shotgun sequence genome contains:
- the LOC143464766 gene encoding uncharacterized protein LOC143464766, producing MEKTSVSSSKNRNSQHDETLLVRKVANSASSLLMTSQSSNNRAGRLRRERERQMRSRENERSMHVFIRLMRAGRIIDDDLNLEETRPQAPPTTPVPTLSGGQNISDHDVTITESLSKSTTPRQKNRRNGNTNRSPSMLVNNWIGNDEANHNSWLVMRGRNIRLQHQDHVRNALNGTRVVQSATPVTVAHNNAATVSPRLKINGRYYNTGLGSGQSRSCTTTPVQSSSRQQSFRYSKGTFSASSKIRFHEPKSSERIDSSFRSGRVTAPPDLSKTLVIRIPQSTKISP
- the LOC143465605 gene encoding uncharacterized protein LOC143465605 is translated as MRSEQDVNREAKALLDRLSLDLEQQLSMIEIAKKHQLQRIRKELRDINAFYKILHKHGGHCPTAAPTTDREADEIRKKFRCHPRMVFGEDFQAGFSAVLARKEYRKNFDLNLIILRFKSKKKLSWPNT